Proteins encoded together in one Lutra lutra chromosome 4, mLutLut1.2, whole genome shotgun sequence window:
- the DNTTIP2 gene encoding deoxynucleotidyltransferase terminal-interacting protein 2 isoform X1 → MRARRFSDAFPGRRNRGRPGWPRAGRMVVTRSGNSQATIQATLAKNSQQKNSAKRIHAHPKSRKECLPVDPTTTESQTTRKQSPVSRTPKTRERKSGTTVSLSEMNKPSVDGETSEAESNCSSVYECQDPILRVTRRRQILVACTPVSSVRKNLKITPVNQSHIEEDDGDSEAESHASGISRIVPPAITTNTRRSKAKSVRDQSQELYEETISDAEASYSDFSSFSGVGTMRTRSMQKKLHTQTEEKGTDTVPENEKQIINTPMNSEDSDTRQTPCLPARSLSQINKPNFCKNEICEDFDDDSFCRNSEKKRTVQKRQCFNIREKEKANVAPLKEITKQNCKNLGEEAKGIVDEEKEVNKKNSQLESLSEPQGTGFQLLVSQRHSTPRNNKTTSEPSSLNCEAIIKSLAQTFAVVEVDRWNEERKSTIKTSDFTEFGDGGRDEEECTVTGISEDRNEGRDVDSECENRLFKSELHTSLDKDDSVLLVLSSDESQQSENSENEEDTVCFVENNGQKESLNGESENMSCDHALFVIDKTPGLSTDKHFYLDEGDKASEVATEEKKEEEEDEKSEEPSDHDTNKDSEFSDEDDLLNSTKSKLLKLTSSSIDPGMSIKQLGGLYINFNADKLQSKKRTLTQIKEKKKNELLQKAIITPDFEKNYCVPPYSESKHQLQKKRRKERQKTAGDGWFGMKAPELTDELKNDLKALKMRASMDPKRFYKKNDRDGFPKYFQIGTIVDNPADFYHSRIPKKQRKRTIVEELLADSEFRRYNRRKYSEIMAEKAANAAGKKFRKKKKFRN, encoded by the exons ATGCGAGCGAGACGCTTCTCTGACGCATTTCCGGGGCGCCGGAACAGAGGCAGGCCGGGGTGGCCGCGAGCAGGGAGAATGGTGGTGACCAGGTCCGGGAACTCTCAGGCCACGATCCAAGCCACGTTGGCTAAAAACTCCCAGCAGAAG AATTCTGCTAAAAGAATTCATGCACATCCaaaaagcagaaaggaatgtCTACCTGTTGACCCAACTACTACTGAATCACAAACCACTAGGAAACAAAGTCCAGTCTCTAGAACTCCtaaaaccagagagagaaagagtggaacTACAGTCTCATTATCTGAAATGAACAAACCATCTGTTGATGGAGAGACCTCTGAAGCAGAGTCCAATTGTTCTTCTGTGTATGAGTGCCAGGATCCCATTTTAAGAGTAACTAGGAGGCGACAGATCTTAGTTGCATGTACCCCGGTGTCCAGTGTtcgaaaaaatcttaaaataactcCAGTAAATCAGTCTCATATTGAAGAAGACGATGGTGACTCTGAAGCTGAATCACATGCTTCAGGTATTTCTAGAATTGTGCCGCCTGCAATAACTACAAATACCAGACGAAGTAAGGCTAAATCTGTAAGAGACCAAAGCCAAGAATTATATGAAGAAACTATTTCTGATGCTGAGGCATCATACTcagacttttcttcattttctggagTTGGAACTATGAGAACGAGAAGTATGCAGAAGAAATTACACACACAAACTGAGGAGAAAGGTACTGATACTGtaccagaaaatgaaaagcaaatcatAAATACGCCTATGAATTCAGAGGATTCAGATACCAGACAAACACCTTGTTTACCAGCAAgatctctttctcagataaataagccaaatttctgtaaaaatgaaatatgtgaaGACTTCGATGATGATTCCTTCtgcagaaattcagaaaaaaaacgAACAGTGCAAAAACGCCAATGTTTTAAtataagagagaaggaaaaggccaATGTTGCACCTCTCAAAGAAATCACAAAGCAGAATTGTAAGAATTTAGGTGAAGAAGCCAAAGGAATAGTAGAtgaggaaaaagaagtaaataagaaaaattctcaGTTGGAGAGCCTTTCTGAACCTCAGGGCACTGGCTTTCAGCTATTAGTTTCTCAAAGGCATTCAACCCCCCGAAATAATAAGACCACGTCAGAGCCCTCAAGTCTGAACTGTGAGGCTATAATAAAATCATTAGCTCAAACATTTGCAGTGGTAGAAGTGGACAGATggaatgaagagagaaagagcaccatAAAAACAAGTGACTTTACAGAATTTGGTGATGGTGGTAGAGATGAAGAAGAGTGCACCGTTACAGGTATCAGTGAAGataggaatgaaggaagggacGTAGATTCTGAGTGTGAAAACAGACTATTCAAGTCTGAGCTCCACACATCGCTGGACAAAGATGATTCTGTTTTATTAGTTCTCAGCAGTGATGAAAGCCAGCAGTCTGAAAATAGTGAGAATGAAGAGGACACTGTGTGTTTTGTCGAAAATAATGGTCAAAAGGAGTCTTTAAATGGAGAATCGGAAAATATGTCATGTGACCATGCATTGTTTGTAATTGACAAAACTCCTGGGTTGAGTACTGATAAACATTTTTACTTGGATGAGGGAGACAAGGCAAGTGAAGTTgccactgaggaaaaaaaagaggaggaagaggatgaaaaAAGTGAAGAACCATCAGACCATGACACAAACAAAGATAGTGAGTTTAGTGATGAAGATGACTTACTAAATAGCACAAAGTCTAAACT TCTGAAGTTGACAAGCAGCAGCATAGACCCTGGTATGAGTATCAAGCAGTTGGGTGGTTTGTATATTAATTTCAATGCGGACAAACTACAGTCGAAGAAGAGAACCCTAACACAgatcaaggagaaaaagaaaaatgag CTTTTGCAGAAAGCCATTATTACTCCTGATTTTGAAAAAAACTACTGTGTCCCACCATACAGTGAATCAAAGCATCAACTTCAGAAAAAACGCAGA aaagaaCGACAGAAAACAGCAGGTGATGGCTGGTTTGGTATGAAAGCTCCAGAATTGACAGATGAGTTAAAAAATGATCTCAAAGCACTGAAGATGAGAGCTAGCATGGACCCaaaaagattttataagaaaaatgataGGGATGGCTTCCCCAAGTACTTCCAG ATTGGAACCATTGTTGACAATCCAGCTGACTTCTACCATTCACGAATTcccaaaaaacaaaggaagagaactATTGTGGAAGAATTGCTGGCTGATTCTGAGTTCAGAAG
- the DNTTIP2 gene encoding deoxynucleotidyltransferase terminal-interacting protein 2 isoform X2: protein MYVKNSAKRIHAHPKSRKECLPVDPTTTESQTTRKQSPVSRTPKTRERKSGTTVSLSEMNKPSVDGETSEAESNCSSVYECQDPILRVTRRRQILVACTPVSSVRKNLKITPVNQSHIEEDDGDSEAESHASGISRIVPPAITTNTRRSKAKSVRDQSQELYEETISDAEASYSDFSSFSGVGTMRTRSMQKKLHTQTEEKGTDTVPENEKQIINTPMNSEDSDTRQTPCLPARSLSQINKPNFCKNEICEDFDDDSFCRNSEKKRTVQKRQCFNIREKEKANVAPLKEITKQNCKNLGEEAKGIVDEEKEVNKKNSQLESLSEPQGTGFQLLVSQRHSTPRNNKTTSEPSSLNCEAIIKSLAQTFAVVEVDRWNEERKSTIKTSDFTEFGDGGRDEEECTVTGISEDRNEGRDVDSECENRLFKSELHTSLDKDDSVLLVLSSDESQQSENSENEEDTVCFVENNGQKESLNGESENMSCDHALFVIDKTPGLSTDKHFYLDEGDKASEVATEEKKEEEEDEKSEEPSDHDTNKDSEFSDEDDLLNSTKSKLLKLTSSSIDPGMSIKQLGGLYINFNADKLQSKKRTLTQIKEKKKNELLQKAIITPDFEKNYCVPPYSESKHQLQKKRRKERQKTAGDGWFGMKAPELTDELKNDLKALKMRASMDPKRFYKKNDRDGFPKYFQIGTIVDNPADFYHSRIPKKQRKRTIVEELLADSEFRRYNRRKYSEIMAEKAANAAGKKFRKKKKFRN, encoded by the exons ATGTATGTAAAG AATTCTGCTAAAAGAATTCATGCACATCCaaaaagcagaaaggaatgtCTACCTGTTGACCCAACTACTACTGAATCACAAACCACTAGGAAACAAAGTCCAGTCTCTAGAACTCCtaaaaccagagagagaaagagtggaacTACAGTCTCATTATCTGAAATGAACAAACCATCTGTTGATGGAGAGACCTCTGAAGCAGAGTCCAATTGTTCTTCTGTGTATGAGTGCCAGGATCCCATTTTAAGAGTAACTAGGAGGCGACAGATCTTAGTTGCATGTACCCCGGTGTCCAGTGTtcgaaaaaatcttaaaataactcCAGTAAATCAGTCTCATATTGAAGAAGACGATGGTGACTCTGAAGCTGAATCACATGCTTCAGGTATTTCTAGAATTGTGCCGCCTGCAATAACTACAAATACCAGACGAAGTAAGGCTAAATCTGTAAGAGACCAAAGCCAAGAATTATATGAAGAAACTATTTCTGATGCTGAGGCATCATACTcagacttttcttcattttctggagTTGGAACTATGAGAACGAGAAGTATGCAGAAGAAATTACACACACAAACTGAGGAGAAAGGTACTGATACTGtaccagaaaatgaaaagcaaatcatAAATACGCCTATGAATTCAGAGGATTCAGATACCAGACAAACACCTTGTTTACCAGCAAgatctctttctcagataaataagccaaatttctgtaaaaatgaaatatgtgaaGACTTCGATGATGATTCCTTCtgcagaaattcagaaaaaaaacgAACAGTGCAAAAACGCCAATGTTTTAAtataagagagaaggaaaaggccaATGTTGCACCTCTCAAAGAAATCACAAAGCAGAATTGTAAGAATTTAGGTGAAGAAGCCAAAGGAATAGTAGAtgaggaaaaagaagtaaataagaaaaattctcaGTTGGAGAGCCTTTCTGAACCTCAGGGCACTGGCTTTCAGCTATTAGTTTCTCAAAGGCATTCAACCCCCCGAAATAATAAGACCACGTCAGAGCCCTCAAGTCTGAACTGTGAGGCTATAATAAAATCATTAGCTCAAACATTTGCAGTGGTAGAAGTGGACAGATggaatgaagagagaaagagcaccatAAAAACAAGTGACTTTACAGAATTTGGTGATGGTGGTAGAGATGAAGAAGAGTGCACCGTTACAGGTATCAGTGAAGataggaatgaaggaagggacGTAGATTCTGAGTGTGAAAACAGACTATTCAAGTCTGAGCTCCACACATCGCTGGACAAAGATGATTCTGTTTTATTAGTTCTCAGCAGTGATGAAAGCCAGCAGTCTGAAAATAGTGAGAATGAAGAGGACACTGTGTGTTTTGTCGAAAATAATGGTCAAAAGGAGTCTTTAAATGGAGAATCGGAAAATATGTCATGTGACCATGCATTGTTTGTAATTGACAAAACTCCTGGGTTGAGTACTGATAAACATTTTTACTTGGATGAGGGAGACAAGGCAAGTGAAGTTgccactgaggaaaaaaaagaggaggaagaggatgaaaaAAGTGAAGAACCATCAGACCATGACACAAACAAAGATAGTGAGTTTAGTGATGAAGATGACTTACTAAATAGCACAAAGTCTAAACT TCTGAAGTTGACAAGCAGCAGCATAGACCCTGGTATGAGTATCAAGCAGTTGGGTGGTTTGTATATTAATTTCAATGCGGACAAACTACAGTCGAAGAAGAGAACCCTAACACAgatcaaggagaaaaagaaaaatgag CTTTTGCAGAAAGCCATTATTACTCCTGATTTTGAAAAAAACTACTGTGTCCCACCATACAGTGAATCAAAGCATCAACTTCAGAAAAAACGCAGA aaagaaCGACAGAAAACAGCAGGTGATGGCTGGTTTGGTATGAAAGCTCCAGAATTGACAGATGAGTTAAAAAATGATCTCAAAGCACTGAAGATGAGAGCTAGCATGGACCCaaaaagattttataagaaaaatgataGGGATGGCTTCCCCAAGTACTTCCAG ATTGGAACCATTGTTGACAATCCAGCTGACTTCTACCATTCACGAATTcccaaaaaacaaaggaagagaactATTGTGGAAGAATTGCTGGCTGATTCTGAGTTCAGAAG